One Fusarium falciforme chromosome 12, complete sequence DNA window includes the following coding sequences:
- a CDS encoding Methyltransf-25 domain-containing protein has protein sequence MNPSVTRHLGRSLYQLRSATSRYQLRTMASATKDGWSANQYVKFLNERTQPAVDLLSRVPATSPKRVVDLGCGPGNSTAVLAERYPDADLSGIDSSPDMIRKAKETLPGVAFDVADLQAYKPDGPVDVLFSNAVLQWIPAGSRIQVIRQLLEHLAPGGSLAVQVPFNLSEPSHVAMKETAFAPNVPWTEKLKAANPVREEFPDPSELYDGLKHLCADLTIWKTTYYHTMENHEGIVEWVKGTGLRPFLDPLTESERKEYTEQYIARLRAAYPTQKDGKVVLPYPRLFVVAIKA, from the coding sequence ATGAACCCGTCAGTCACACGTCATCTTGGACGATCCCTCTACCAACTTCGCTCAGCAACATCGCGATACCAGCTAAGAACCATGGCATCAGCCACGAAAGACGGCTGGTCCGCCAACCAATACGTCAAGTTTCTCAACGAGCGAACGCAGCCCGCTGTTGATCTGCTCTCCCGAGTCCCCGCAACTTCACCCAAGCGAGTTGTTGATCTGGGCTGTGGTCCCGGCAACTCCACCGCCGTATTGGCAGAGCGCTACCCAGATGCGGATCTCTCGGGAATTGACTCCTCGCCCGACATGATacggaaggccaaggagacgCTGCCAGGCGTGGCTTTTGACGTTGCCGACTTACAGGCGTACAAGCCTGATGGACCTGTCGACGTGCTCTTCTCAAACGCCGTCCTTCAGTGGATTCCAGCAGGAAGCCGAATCCAGGTAATTCGTCAACTGTTGGAGCATCTTGCGCCCGGCGGCTCTTTGGCAGTCCAGGTCCCCTTCAACCTATCGGAGCCTTCGCACGTCGCCATGAAAGAAACGGCCTTTGCCCCCAACGTGCCCTGGACAGAAAAGCTCAAGGCTGCAAACCCTGTCCGAGAAGAATTCCCCGACCCATCTGAGCTCTACGACGGGCTGAAACATCTTTGCGCCGACTTGACAATCTGGAAGACGACATACTACCACACCATGGAGAATCACGAGGGCATTGTTGAATGGGTCAAGGGCACAGGCCTACGTCCCTTCCTCGACCCTTTGACAGAATCAGAGCGCAAGGAGTACACTGAGCAGTATATAGCGAGACTGAGAGCCGCTTATCCTACGCAGAAGGACGGAAAGGTTGTTTTGCCGTATCCTCGACTGTTTGTAGTCGCTATCAAGGCATAG
- a CDS encoding Zn(2)-C6 fungal-type domain-containing protein translates to MESGVYHFSPADLKNTCTRQTTWQNPTRTPLPWRPKALMRALHQKDREDLLQDRPASTVARKKRDVMKIFPVAFAGRLESHVASRRGKLQGNCINEASLGMIVNILRRIEGKIDEDRAVDRNSLNDNRLNATHSRTILPRSPANSSEILGVPSFLQRRESVVATPTSNTDSSPPISFSAHQVLFWPAIQSALPESVKLLCQVNGPDYSTRLEASRPNLQLPTSSDLQSDWLSGLSVATLKELSDVYFSTFNLANPILDQKTYFQRTLGVAIDGNFGICIESCIVLVVMALGVIGQKALVEGGFASATTPGTSGLAGVQDGDMPGLAFFNEARKRLGFLICDQGLQACQFYLLSGLFYAEALRPIDWWSMLNKASACSAYFWNNLSRDRDEWMLDMQSRLFWITSMFEAVLTQELNLPPSNSLELEEHIALPKFISVEDIPSFGSFRYPGDDPFFHYHFLSQLAHRLILTRARNSLFHSSPTADYPPEPVEDELIRQLEQWRQRLPPMLQFDPKAPLSRADSPSDILVTAWLHCRYFVARYHIGRPLLHRALQRPSSLTEGHLRKCRDTIAAVLNWASILQVANSMKSCNPLRFFVSGQLFGQICVIFALSVSPYQHIRDIVSDVDLKWKSFALDYLEESAAHSPTIEQDYQIAKILCEDICKS, encoded by the exons ATGGAGTCCGGAGTTTACCATTTCTCCCCGGCTGACCTCAAAAACACGTGCACGAGACAAACGACATGGCAGAACCCGACGAGGACACCCCTCCCTTGGAGGCCCAAGGCTCTGATGAGGGCCCTCCATCAAAAAGACAGAGAGGATTTATTGCAAGACAG GCCTGCGAGTACTGTCGCCAGAAAAAAACGAGATGTGATGAAGATTTTCCCTGTGGCCTTTGCAGGTCGCTTGGAATCCCATGTCGCTTCGCGCAGAGGAAAGCTACAAGGTAATTGCAT AAATGAAGCCTCTTTGGGCATGATTGTGAACATTCTGCGGCGCATCGAGGGAAAGATTGACGAGGATAGAGCCGTCGACAGAAATTCGCTGAATGATAACCGATTGAACGCCACACATTCGAGGACAATTCTCCCGAGGTCTCCTGCAAACTCGAGCGAAATCCTGGGTGTACCGTCATTCTTGCAGCGACGTGAATCAGTGGTCGCAACACCTACTTCAAACACAGATTCAAGCCCACCCATATCATTCAGCGCTCATCAAGTCCTTTTCTGGCCGGCCATTCAATCAGCGCTGCCGGAATCTGTCAAACTCTTGTGTCAAGTCAACGGGCCTGACTACAGCACGCGCCTGGAAGCATCACGGCCAAACCTGCAGCTCCCGACATCTTCAGACTTGCAGTCGGATTGGCTGTCGGGGTTGAGCGTGGCGACTTTGAAGGAGTTGTCTGATGTCTACTTTTCAACATTCAACCTCGCTAACCCTATTCTTGACCAAAAGACCTACTTCCAGCGAACGTTGGGTGTCGCCATTGATGGTAACTTTGGCATCTGCATAGAAAGCTGCATAGTGCTGGTTGTCATGGCGCTGGGCGTTATTGGCCAAAAGGCGCTGGTGGAAGGGGGCTTTGCATCAGCCACAACTCCTGGAACCTCTGGGCTTGCTGGGGTTCAGGATGGAGACATGCCGGGCTTGGCATTTTTCAACGAGGCCAGAAAGCGACTGGGCTTCTTGATATGCGACCAAGGGCTTCAGGCCTGCCAGTTCTACTTGCTATCTGG TCTCTTTTATGCGGAAGCTCTCCGACCTATTGACTGGTGGTCTATGCTCAACAAGGCCAGTGCCTGCAGCGCATATTTCTGGAACAA CCTTTCCAGGGACCGTGACGAGTGGATGCTCGACATGCAGTCACGGCTCTTTTGGATCACAAGCATGTTTGAAGCCGTTCTCACGCAAGAGCTCAATCTGCCACCGAGCAACTCGCTCGAGCTTGAAGAGCACATTGCTCTACCAAAGTTCATATCAGTCGAAGACATCCCCTCGTTTGGCTCTTTTCGTTATCCAGGAGATGACCCGTTCTTTCACTATCACTTTTTGTCGCAGCTCGCCCATCGACTTATCCTAACGCGAGCCCGTAACAGTTTGTTTCATTCAA GCCCAACCGCCGACTATCCTCCGGAACCCGTGGAGGACGAACTGATTCGCCAGCTGGAGCAATGGCGGCAAAGGCTCCCTCCAATGCTGCAGTTCGACCCCAAGGCCCCACTGAGCCGGGCAGATTCACCTTCAGATATTTTAGTAACTGCTTGGCTTCACTGTCGTTACTTCGTTGCGAGATATCACATCGGCCGACCGTTGCT GCATCGCGCCCTGCAGCGCCCATCTTCTCTGACGGAAGGTCATCTCCGAAAATGCCGCGATACAATAGCCGCGGTATTAAATTGGGCATCAATTCTTCAAGTAGCAAACTCAATGAAGAGTTGCAACCCTCTGCGATTCTTTGTCAGCGGCCA GCTCTTTGGTCAAATATGTGTTATTTTTGCCTTGAGCGTTTCTCCATATCAGCACATCCGGGATATTGTGTCGGACGTTGATTTGAAGTGGAAGTCATTTGCGTTGGACTATCTGGAGGAGTCTGCTGCTCATAGTCCCACTATTGAGCAGGACTATCAGATTGCCAAGATATTATGTGAAGATATATGTAAAAGTTAG